Part of the Pseudodesulfovibrio mercurii genome is shown below.
GCCTCGTCGCAGATGATCTCATGGGAGGCGAACCCGTCGAGCATCCGGTGGAAGAGCAGTTCGTACTCCTTTTCCAGGGAGCGCTGGCGGGTGATGTCGCGGCTCAGGGAGAAGACCGACTGGACCTCGCCGCTCTCGTCCCGCTCCGGGAAGAGCCGCCAGTCGAAGTGGCTGGAGCGCCCCCTCCAGTTCATGTGGAACTCGGCGGCCTGGGGTTCGCCGGTCTCGAAGACCCGGCGGATGTGTTCGTCCCAGAAGCGGCACAGTTCCTCATCGATGCCGAGTTCCCGGCTGGTCTTGCCGAGGAAGGCCGAGGCGGGCACCCCCGTCAGTTCGAGGACGTTCCTGGAGACGAAGAGGTGGCGCGACTCCCGGTCGAAGCGCATGACGATGTCCGGCATGTTGTCGATCAGGGTGCGGTACAGGTTCTCGCTCTCGTGCAGGGCCACCTCGATGCGTTTCATTCCGGAGATGTCCATGGCCGCGGCCAGGACCACCGGGGTGCCGTCCATGTCCCGGAAGGGGAGGTTGCGGACGAGCAGGGTGGCCCCGTCCCTGGTGGTGGTCTCCCAGGTCAGGGCCCGGCCCGATTCCAGGACCTCCCTGGTGCGGCAGTGGACGCACGGCTCCCGGCGTCCGTAGATGACCTCGTGGCACGGCCCGTCCTCGCACCGCCCCAGGGTGCGCCGGAAGTGCTCGTTGGCGAAGGCGATGCGGTGTTTCCCGGTCTGGAGGTATACGGACAGGGGCAGGTGATCCAGGAGCGAGTGCATCCACTCCCGGCTCCTGGCCACCTGGGCCTCGGCCCGCGTGCGCTGTTCGATCTCCTCGCGCAGGTGGGCGGTCTTCCGGTTGACCTGAATCTTGAGGAAGATCAGCCCGCCCACGGCCATGACCAGGGCCAGCGGCAGGACGAAGACCAGGGACTGCCGGGCGGTCTGGAGGAAGGAGGGCTTGGGCCGGGGCAGGATCGGGCTGAACCACTTGAGGTACAGCCGGTCGTAGGTCCCGTTGGAGAAGACGATGGCCAGCCCCTCGTTCAGCCGGGCCAGCAGGGCGTGGTCGCCCTCGTGCACGGCCATGCAGAATTTCTGGACGAACCCGGACATGGGCCCCGGGCCGCCCGGCCGCAGGGTCGGGTCCAGGGGCGAACGCACGTCCTCGATGTTGGTCAGCCCGAGTTTCTTGACGATCTGCCAGCCCACCACCTGCTGCACCAGGACCGCGTCGCCCTGCCCCTCCGAGAGCATGCGCAGGGCCTGGACGTAGCTTCGTTGCGGGAGGAGCTTCCCGGCCAGGTGGTTGCGTTCGGCGTACTCCTCGGCCGTGTCCCCGCGCATGACCAGGACCACCTTGTCCTTGAGGTCCGCCTCGCTTTCGATGTCCCTGGTCCCTTTGCGCACGAAGATGGAGCCGTGCATCTGCAGGTAGGGGATGGTGAAGTCGAAAAAGGCGTCGCGCTCCGGGGACCAGGAGACCAGGGGCAGGACGTCGAGCCTGCCTTCGGCCAGTTCCCGCTTGATGTCGGCCCACGGCCCGACCTTGAAGCGGACCTCGAGCCCGGCCTCGCGGGCCACGGCCCTGAGCAGGTCCACGGAAAAGCCGTCGGCCGCGCCGTCGGGCCGGGCCAGTGCAAAGGGGGGATAGTCGAGTTCGCTGGCGGAACGCAGCACGGCCGGGACGTCCTCGGCCGGGGAAAGGGCGGGCGCGGCCAGAGAGACCAGGACCGCCGGGAGCAGGATCGTCAGGATGAATCGGAACAGGGCCATAGGGTTACCGCCGATATCGGAAAAGCGGGAAAACACGAGACGCATTGGGTCTGCACATTGTTATGGCATTCTCCGCACAGGTCAAATGATAATCCGATTCCGGCCGACGGAAACGCGGCCGCGGGGCGTTTCCCCACGGCGCGCGGCGGCGGTCCGCGATCCCGGTCCGGGCAGGGCCGTCTAGTCCGTGGAGGGGTGGCTCCCGGCCCGGCCGAAGAGGCGGTTCAACCGCTGCTGGGCCGCGTCCAGGTACATGTAGTAGACCGGGGTGAAGTACAGGGTCAGGAGCTGGGAGACCAGCAGGCCGCCGACCACGGCCAGTCCCAGCGGACGCCGGGCCTCGGCCCCCGCGCCCAGGCCGAGCGCGATGGGCAGGGTGCCCATGAGCGCGGCCATGGTGGTCATCATGATCGGCCGGAAGCGGATGAGCGCGCCCTCGCGGATGGCCTCGGCCGCGCCATGGCCGTGCCCGCGCTGGGCCTCCACCGCGAAGTCGATCATCATGATGGCGTTCTTCTTGACGATGCCGATGAGCATGATGATGCCCACGAACCCGTAGATGTTCAGGTCCTGGCCGAAGACCATGAGGGTCAGGAGCGCGCCCACGCCCGCCGACGGCAGGCCGGACAGGATGGTCAGCGGGTGGACGAAGGACTCGTAGAGCACGCCCAGCACCATGTAGATGACCAGGATGGCCATGACCAGCAGGACCCACAGGCCGCGCATGGAGTCCTGGAAGGCCTGGGCCTCGCCCTGGAAGCTGGTGGAGACCGAGGCCGGGACCACCTCGGCGGCCAGCTTCGAGACCGCGTCCACGGCCGAGCCCAGGGACTCTCCCGGCGGCAGGTTGAAGGAGATGGTCGCGGACGGCAGCTGGCCCGAGTGGTTGACGGACAGCGGGCCCACGCCCAGGCCCCACTTGGCCAGGGTTTCGAGGCGCACGAGCTTGCCGTTGGCGGAGCGCACCGAGAGCATGGCCAGGGCGTCCGGGTTGGACTGGTACTGCGGGCCCAGCTCCATGATGACGTCGTAGGTGTCGGTGGGCGCGTAGATGGACGAGACCTTGCGGTTGCCGAAGGAGGTCGAGAGGGCGTCCTCGATCTGGTAGGCCGAGATGCCGAGCGCCGAGGCCTTGTCGCGGTCGATGTCGATGGCCAGCTCGGGGTTGTCGAACTCCATGTCCGAGGACACGTCCTGGATGCCGGGCAGCTCCTGCATGCGCTTTTCCATGTCCGCTGCGGCCTGGAACAGGACCTCGGTGTCGGGGCTCTGCAGGGTGTACTGGTACTGGCCCTTGGAACTGCGCCCGCCGATGCGGATGGCCGGGGGATTGGACACGAAGGCCCGGATGCCCGGCACCTGCGAGAGCTTGGCCCGCAGCCGCTGCTGGACCCCCTCGATGGGGCCGCGTTCGCTGCGCGGCTTGAGATCGACCATGAGGCGGCCGGAGTTGCCGCCCCGGTTGGGGCCGCCCCCGCCGACCACGGACATGTAGTTCTGCACGGCCGGGTCGTTGGCCACGATCCGCATGAGCTGCTGCTGGCGCTCCTTCATGATGTCGAAGGCCACGCCCTGTTCGGCCTCGGTGGAGACCATCAGGCGGCCCGCATCCTCGGTGGGCAGGAAGCCCTTGGGGATGGCCCGGAACAGGACCACGGTAAGAATCAGGACCAGGATGGAGGCGAGCATGGTCAGCCGGTGGTGGCGCAGGGTCCAGTCCAGGGTGCGGGCGTAGAACCGGCGCAGCCCCTCGAAGCCCCGCTCGAACAGGTTGAACAGTTTGCCGTGATGCGTCTCCCCGTTGTGCGGCTTGATGATCAGGCTGCACAGCATGGGGGTCAGGGTCAGGGAGACCAGCCCGGAGATGAGGATGGAGGCGCAGATGGTCACGGCGAACTCGTGGAACAGGCGGCCCACGATGCCGCCCATGAAGAGCACGGGCAGGAACACGGCGGCCAGGGAGATGGTCATGGACACGATGGTGAAGGCGATCTCCTTCGAACCGTCCATGACCGCCTCCAGGGTGGACTTGCCCATCTCCCCGTGGCGGACGATGTTTTCGAGCATGACGATGGCGTCGTCCACCACGAAGCCCACGGACAGGGTCAGGGCCATGAGCGATATGTTGTTCAGGCTGAACCCGTAGAGGTACATGACCGAGAAGGTGCCGATGACCGACATGGGCAGGGCCAGGCTCGGGATGATGGTGGCCGACAGTCTGCGCAGGAAGAGAAAGATGACCAGGATGACCAGGCCCACGGTGAGCAGCAGGGTGAACTGCACGTCCCCGATGGACTCCTTGATGGACTCGGAGCGGTCGTAGAGCACGTTCAGGTTGATGGCGGCGGGCAACTGGGACTGGAAGGAGGGCAGCAGGGCGCGCACGGCCTTGACCACCTCCACGGTGTTGGTGCCGGGCTGGCGCTGGATGGCCAGGACCATGCCGGGCTGGCCGTTGTACCAGTTGCGCCGTCTGGTCTGCTCCACGGAGTCGAACACGTCGGCCACGTCGGACAGGCGCACGGGCGCGCCCTTGCGCCAGGCCACCACCAGGGGCTTGTAGTCCTCGGCGTTCATGAGCTTGCCGCTGGAGCGGACGATGTACTCGCGCACGGGGCCGGCCACGGTGCCCACGGGCAGGTTGACGTTGCCCTTGCGCACGGCCTCGGCCACCTCGTCCACGCCGAGCTCCATGGCCGACAGCCTTTCGGGCGAGAGCTGGATGCGCACGGCGTACTTCTGGGAGCCGTAGACCTGGACCTGGGCCACGCCGTTGACCATGGAGATGCGCTGGGCCATGAAGTTCTCGGCGTACTCGTTGACGTCGGACAGCCGCATGGTCGGCGAGGAGAGCGAAAGATAGAGGATGGGCGAGTCCGCCGGGTTGACCTTGCGGAAGCTCGGGGTGGAGGTCATGTCGTCGGGCAGCCGCCGCAGGGCCGTGGTGATGGCCGACTGCACGTCCAGGGCCGCGTCGTCGATGTTCCGCTCCAGGGTGAACTGCAGGGTGATGCGCGTGCTGCCCAGGCTGGAGATGGAGGTCATGGAGTCCAGCCCGGCGATGGTCGAGAACTGTTTTTCCAGGGGCGTGGCCACGGACGAGGCCATGGTCTCGGGGTTGGCCCCGGACAGGGAGGCCGAGACCTCGATGGTCGGGAAGTCCACGCTGGGCAGGTCGCTGACCGGCAGGCGCAAGTAGGCCATGACGCCGAAGACCAGGATGGCGGTCATGACCAGGGTGGTCATGACCGGGCGGCGGACGAACAGGGCGGACGGATTCATTATTGTTTGTCCTCGGCCGGGGCCTTGGCGGGAGTCCCCGCCGCGCCCTTGCCGTCGGCCTTGGCCGCGTTTTTGCCCATGTTCTTGATGGACACCTTGGCGCCGGGGCTCAGCCCCACCTGGCCGTCCAGGACCACCATATCGCCGGGCTCGATGCCGGACCGGATGACCGTGCGTTTGCCCACGATGTGGGCGGTGACCACCTGCCTCGGCTCCACGGTGCCGGACGCCGGGTCGTCCCCGGCGGTCTTGACCACGTACACGTAAGGCCCGTCCATGCCCTGGAGGACCGCCCCGGTGGGCAGGAGCAGGGCGTCCTTGAGGGTCCGCAGGGTCAGCTCCACCCGGGCGAACTGGCCGGGCCAGAACCGGGTGTCGTCGTTGGGGTAGGAGGCCAGCAGCCGGATGGTGCCCGTGGTCGTGTCCACGGCGTTGTCCACGGCGGCCAAATCCCCGTCAACGGGCGTGGAGGTCATGCCGGACGGGGTGATGCTGACGCGCATGGGCCCCTGTCTGCGGCGCTCCATGATCTCGCCCAGGTAGCGCTCGGGCAGGGTGAAGGAGACGTTGATGGGCCGGATCTGGTTGATGACGCACAGGGTGCGGTCGTCGTTGGCCTTGATGACGTTGCCCACGTTGACCTGGACGATGCCCACCCGCCCGGAGATGGGGGCGCGGATGGCGGCGTAGTCGCGGTCGAGCCGGGCCTGCTCCAGGGCGGCCTCGTTGAGCCGGATGGTGTTTTCCAGTGAGGTGGCCTCGGCAAAGGTGTTGTCGTAGGACTCCTGGGCGACCACGTTCAGCTCGCGGAGCTTGGAGTAGCGGCGCAGGTCCTCCTTGGCCTTGTTCAGGTGGGCGCGGTCGCGGTCGAGCCGGGCCTGGGCCTCCTTGATGGCCAGGTCGAAGGAACGCGGGTCCACCTGGAAGAGCAGGTCGCCCGCCTCCACGTCCTGGCCGTTCTGGACCAACTGCTTGACGATGATTCCGCCCACCCTGGACTTGATCTCCACCGAGGCCAGCGGGGTGACGTTGCCCACGGCGGATAGGGTCACGGGCACGTTCTCGCGCACGGCGGCCACGGCCGTGACCGGGACCACGCGCTCCCGTTTGGCCTTGTTTTCATTGCCGCCGCAGGCCGCGAGCAGGGCTGCCGCGAGCAGGCAGAGCAGCCCGGCCAGGACCGGGCCGGGAACCCGTTTCCGGGGCCGGTTTCCATGCGGAACAGAGACAGATGAGCGAGGCACGTGCCCTCCAGGTCGTCGGCCCCGTGCGGGCGGGGACCGGAAGTCCGTCCGGGCGCGGAGACCCGGTGGACGGTTGTTCAATTCATACTGCCCGCGTTTATAATTGCAAAGAAACGCAAACACAATGGGTCCGCTCCGGGGAAGGTCGGAGGGCCGGGTCCGGGCATGTCACCGCCCGGAGAATCCTCAAGCGATCCGCTCTCTTGCCGTTCCGAAAAAAATGGCGGGGGAAGCTGCGGGCGGGGCGGCAGGCTCCCGGTCGCGAACCGCTCCGTTCTTGTTTCGGGCCTGTCCCATCACTTTTTATTTATTAATTTTTTATCGACGGCGTGGGGCCGTGCGCCGGGGAGCGCGCAGGCTCGGGTCCGATTGCCGAAATCGTCAAACGGCCCTCGGGCGCGGCGGCCGGGGGTGCGCCCGGCCCCTGTGCTCACTCCGTTTCGTGGGCGGCGGCCAGGCCGTCGTGGTCGAGGATGCGGATGTTCCGGCCCGAGGCCTCGATGAGGCGGCGGCGTTTGAACTTCTGGATGACGCGGGACAGGGTCTCCGGGCTGGTGCCGACGATGCGGGCCATCTCGGTGTGGGAGATGTGCAGGGAGAAGGGGTCGCCGGGGCGGGCGGCGCAGCATCCCTCGGAGTGCTGGAGGAAACAGGCGATGCGCTTCTGGGTGCCGTGCAGGGCCAGGGACTCCACGAGGTTCATGGTTTCCAGCAGTCTGCCCGCCAGGGTCTGCATGATCTTGAGCAGGAGGATGGGCTGGCGCCGGGCCAGGTCCTCCATGTCCTCGGACGGGATGCCCGCCACAAGGCTCTTTTCCAGGGCGGCCACGTCCACGGGATAGGGCCGGTCCGTGAAGGCCGAGCAGAAGCAGAAGGGCTGGCCCGCCTCCACCAGATAGAGGATCTGCTCCTTTCCGTCCGGGGTGCTGCGGAAGATCTTGGCCCGCCCGGACAGGACGACGAAGAAGGCCTGGGTCTCGTCGGACCGGCTGATGACCCGTTCGCCGGGTTCGTAGCGGCTGAGCCGGGCGCGGCTGGCCAGGGCCATGACCGCCTCGTCCTCAAGGCCCGAAAAGAGGGGGGTTTTTCGCAGCAGGCGGAAGGTGTCCATGACAATTTTTCCCATAAAAATTGATCGCGATCAATGTGACAATGGAAAAATTCTCCTATGCTACAGACGTGAATACTCGGTAATGGTCTATAATGAAAGGAGGAATACTGATGACAATTTCCCGCAGAGGATTTTTGGGAGCGTTGGGGGTCGCGGGGGCGGTCTCGGCGGTGCCCGGAAATGCGCAGGCGTGGGAATCCAAGGCGCCGCCCGATCCGTTCGGCTGCCTGGTGGACCTGTCCCGGTGCGTGGGGTGCAGGAAGTGCGAACAGGCTTGCAAGGAGGTCAACGACCTGCCCGAGCCCGCCGTGAAGTTCGACGACCTGACCGTGCTCGACGCCAAGCGGAGGCCGGACCAGAACGCGTTCACGGTGATCAACCGGTACTATCCGGGGCGCATCGACGACCGCGACAAGCTGGCGCCGACCTTCGTCAAGGTGCAGTGCATGCACTGCCAGGACCCGGCCTGCGTCTCGGCCTGCATCACCGGGGCCCTGACCAAGAAGGAAAACGGGGCCGTGCACTACGACGTGAACAAGTGCATCGGCTGCCGCTACTGCATGGCCGCCTGCCCCTTCGAGATCCCGGCCTACGAGTACGACAAGCCCATCCTGCCCAGGGTGCGCAAGTGCACGTTCTGCTTCGAGCGCATCTCCAAGGAGGGCGGCAAGCCCGGCTGCGCGTCCATCTGCCCGGTGGAGGCCATCACCTTCGGACGGCGGGGCGAGCTGCTCAAGCTGGCCCGCGGGCGCATCGAGGGCGATCCCGGCAAGTACATCGACCACATCTACGGGGAGCACGAGGTGGGCGGCACCAGTTGGCTGTACA
Proteins encoded:
- a CDS encoding efflux RND transporter permease subunit; translation: MNPSALFVRRPVMTTLVMTAILVFGVMAYLRLPVSDLPSVDFPTIEVSASLSGANPETMASSVATPLEKQFSTIAGLDSMTSISSLGSTRITLQFTLERNIDDAALDVQSAITTALRRLPDDMTSTPSFRKVNPADSPILYLSLSSPTMRLSDVNEYAENFMAQRISMVNGVAQVQVYGSQKYAVRIQLSPERLSAMELGVDEVAEAVRKGNVNLPVGTVAGPVREYIVRSSGKLMNAEDYKPLVVAWRKGAPVRLSDVADVFDSVEQTRRRNWYNGQPGMVLAIQRQPGTNTVEVVKAVRALLPSFQSQLPAAINLNVLYDRSESIKESIGDVQFTLLLTVGLVILVIFLFLRRLSATIIPSLALPMSVIGTFSVMYLYGFSLNNISLMALTLSVGFVVDDAIVMLENIVRHGEMGKSTLEAVMDGSKEIAFTIVSMTISLAAVFLPVLFMGGIVGRLFHEFAVTICASILISGLVSLTLTPMLCSLIIKPHNGETHHGKLFNLFERGFEGLRRFYARTLDWTLRHHRLTMLASILVLILTVVLFRAIPKGFLPTEDAGRLMVSTEAEQGVAFDIMKERQQQLMRIVANDPAVQNYMSVVGGGGPNRGGNSGRLMVDLKPRSERGPIEGVQQRLRAKLSQVPGIRAFVSNPPAIRIGGRSSKGQYQYTLQSPDTEVLFQAAADMEKRMQELPGIQDVSSDMEFDNPELAIDIDRDKASALGISAYQIEDALSTSFGNRKVSSIYAPTDTYDVIMELGPQYQSNPDALAMLSVRSANGKLVRLETLAKWGLGVGPLSVNHSGQLPSATISFNLPPGESLGSAVDAVSKLAAEVVPASVSTSFQGEAQAFQDSMRGLWVLLVMAILVIYMVLGVLYESFVHPLTILSGLPSAGVGALLTLMVFGQDLNIYGFVGIIMLIGIVKKNAIMMIDFAVEAQRGHGHGAAEAIREGALIRFRPIMMTTMAALMGTLPIALGLGAGAEARRPLGLAVVGGLLVSQLLTLYFTPVYYMYLDAAQQRLNRLFGRAGSHPSTD
- a CDS encoding Crp/Fnr family transcriptional regulator encodes the protein MDTFRLLRKTPLFSGLEDEAVMALASRARLSRYEPGERVISRSDETQAFFVVLSGRAKIFRSTPDGKEQILYLVEAGQPFCFCSAFTDRPYPVDVAALEKSLVAGIPSEDMEDLARRQPILLLKIMQTLAGRLLETMNLVESLALHGTQKRIACFLQHSEGCCAARPGDPFSLHISHTEMARIVGTSPETLSRVIQKFKRRRLIEASGRNIRILDHDGLAAAHETE
- a CDS encoding 4Fe-4S dicluster domain-containing protein; this translates as MTISRRGFLGALGVAGAVSAVPGNAQAWESKAPPDPFGCLVDLSRCVGCRKCEQACKEVNDLPEPAVKFDDLTVLDAKRRPDQNAFTVINRYYPGRIDDRDKLAPTFVKVQCMHCQDPACVSACITGALTKKENGAVHYDVNKCIGCRYCMAACPFEIPAYEYDKPILPRVRKCTFCFERISKEGGKPGCASICPVEAITFGRRGELLKLARGRIEGDPGKYIDHIYGEHEVGGTSWLYISNVPFEKVGFQTLPTRPMPQTTETIQSALFSYLWSPLALFGVLGAVMGATSRKHNKEGGDDA
- a CDS encoding transporter substrate-binding domain-containing protein, giving the protein MALFRFILTILLPAVLVSLAAPALSPAEDVPAVLRSASELDYPPFALARPDGAADGFSVDLLRAVAREAGLEVRFKVGPWADIKRELAEGRLDVLPLVSWSPERDAFFDFTIPYLQMHGSIFVRKGTRDIESEADLKDKVVLVMRGDTAEEYAERNHLAGKLLPQRSYVQALRMLSEGQGDAVLVQQVVGWQIVKKLGLTNIEDVRSPLDPTLRPGGPGPMSGFVQKFCMAVHEGDHALLARLNEGLAIVFSNGTYDRLYLKWFSPILPRPKPSFLQTARQSLVFVLPLALVMAVGGLIFLKIQVNRKTAHLREEIEQRTRAEAQVARSREWMHSLLDHLPLSVYLQTGKHRIAFANEHFRRTLGRCEDGPCHEVIYGRREPCVHCRTREVLESGRALTWETTTRDGATLLVRNLPFRDMDGTPVVLAAAMDISGMKRIEVALHESENLYRTLIDNMPDIVMRFDRESRHLFVSRNVLELTGVPASAFLGKTSRELGIDEELCRFWDEHIRRVFETGEPQAAEFHMNWRGRSSHFDWRLFPERDESGEVQSVFSLSRDITRQRSLEKEYELLFHRMLDGFASHEIICDEAGVPVDYRFLRVNPAFERITDVTAADIVGRTLLEVFPGTERYWIETYGKVALTGEPIHFEHYAAEQDKFFNVSAFRPAPGQFACIFSDITERVLTSRALVEAKDLAESASRVKSEFLANMSHEIRTPLNGIMGMLQLLRAGDLTEEQAEYAAYGIKASRRLTRLLTDILDLSRIEAGKLDIREEPVNLRDTLSGLEQMFAVAARSKGLSLVFDLPDDLPDRLFGDDTRIQQVLVNLIGNAIKYTETGGVTVEVTTLPRLRPDTVHVLFTVTDTGIGIPDDKLGTVFEHFTQVSSGFTRHYQGAGLGLAITKRMIGLLGGTLAVDSEPGRGTVFGLCVPLRPADDRPARTTALPPDAPLPTLRVLLAEDDRVNSLAVSGLLRRMGHLVRAVTDGEQALATLRREDFDLVLMDIQMPVMDGVQATRAVRQGQAGPDKAAIPIIAMTAYAMTGDREDFLAGGMTDYIAKPLDGAGLENVLRRNIP
- a CDS encoding efflux RND transporter periplasmic adaptor subunit codes for the protein MPRSSVSVPHGNRPRKRVPGPVLAGLLCLLAAALLAACGGNENKAKRERVVPVTAVAAVRENVPVTLSAVGNVTPLASVEIKSRVGGIIVKQLVQNGQDVEAGDLLFQVDPRSFDLAIKEAQARLDRDRAHLNKAKEDLRRYSKLRELNVVAQESYDNTFAEATSLENTIRLNEAALEQARLDRDYAAIRAPISGRVGIVQVNVGNVIKANDDRTLCVINQIRPINVSFTLPERYLGEIMERRRQGPMRVSITPSGMTSTPVDGDLAAVDNAVDTTTGTIRLLASYPNDDTRFWPGQFARVELTLRTLKDALLLPTGAVLQGMDGPYVYVVKTAGDDPASGTVEPRQVVTAHIVGKRTVIRSGIEPGDMVVLDGQVGLSPGAKVSIKNMGKNAAKADGKGAAGTPAKAPAEDKQ